AACACTATATTCACATCGCATTGACAAAGTAAATGATCGTATATGACAAGCAATCCTAACCTATAGAAAATTACTAGACCACACGTtcattttataagataatatatttattatatgctattataaagataaaaaaagaaattactaaatgttaaaaactaaaaataaaaacttacaagAGAATATTTTACTAAACTTTAGGTACAACTAATGGAATAACATCAACCTCGATACAAAAATCACATGCACAAGGAGAGGACGAGTCAAAGGTTACGGTTTTAAAATGCAAAATATAAAAGtaagtaatttattttattactaaTAAAAAAAGGTCTTTTCCATGgacaaaataaacacttatttTATTGGCCACTGGGGTCGATCATCCTCATTATTGGTTTTCCCCGATAAAGAATTGGGACCCATAGCTCACTTTTGTCTATATATACAGTTTAATTAAGTTagatttaattattgtttaagtTATACTATAAGTACGTGATTGTATAAACATTAATCTTGAGAACAAATATTGGACGGTTATATTGTGCATTTGGTAACTTGAGAATTTGTGTATATCGAATAATATTTCCATAGTTTTTGATTAGGTATACTTCCTTGAGGGAGTGTGTCCAATGCTCTCTGGAAACTATACTATACGAATGGATacaaaatgtagtttttgattaggtataatttttataatttatcgaggtacggtttttgagataaaagattttgactgaattggatgaataaatgatttatagaggagagagaaaaaatgattggttgagatttgagtagagaAAAAAGGTAATATacttattttaggtaaatatataattgatagagagacattttagaaaagtaaatgttgaaacttaaagtTGTCTGTTAAGTACCGCACGTTAAAATTTGTCCCTTTTTAATGCATTTACCCCACCGAACCTGGATTTTTTTATGAATGCTCTCCTATTCCGACTTCCCAGAGCCTCTGGTAGCACAACCGACACAGCTACGGGTTCCCTGCCCCTGCGGTTTAGTCCTTGCTCAACGGGTGGGTCTTGCAGTCAAGCTCCCTTCTGCTTTTGCATCCTGGCGTCGAGCTATTTTTCCGCACGACCTCCCCCCGATGAACCATATAGCCAAGAGAAACCATGAACCAGAATATATAACTAATTTGTTACGTCTATATTAATGCTAGAAAAGCGATAACACATGGATTTCATTCCTTTCTCTTttgattttaacttttgatCTATCATTTTTTAGacataaattttaaatctgACAATTTAGTCGCATTTATTATTTCTCTTAGTTAAATCgatcatttctatttatttcaGTGAAAACTATTAGATACTTCAATGGCAAAAAGTTGGCACTGGCATAGGGATGGTTTTTACGAGACTTATTcagttatttgttttgtttgagaTGGATTCTAGTATAAGATATAAAGTTGTTGATACTCGTGAAAATggattattattaaatttgattCTGATTCATGAGGAATATTGGAGCAATCAGGGTACTAAACTATTAATGATAATGAATTTTAATCTGATTCCTTATTCGTAAGTTTACACATTCATGTTACAACATTTTATTTTGTGTCAATGATAGTCTTGAAATTAAAATGGAAAActgcacaaaataaaaaacaactttgATCCAATTCACGCAATTAGCAGTTATCTTTAAAACTTATCGATATTAGAATTGACCTTTCAAAAATTACTCAATATAGCAATATTTTGTCCCGTCAGCATGTGACATGGCATTTTTGGTGACATGGCAGTTTACCTCCTCTCCACTAAATATAATTACATTCACTGTTAAAGAATAGCTGCAATATTCATATACATCAAtccacatatacatatatacattcatatgTATTTACACATAACAATCATAAACATTCATTcagaaacaaaaaaacaagACACTAACCGAAACTCCTTATACCGataatatgataatatgaaTCAAGGGCCCATCCTTGATGTTTATTCGTAGCCATAACCATTAACGAAACCAAAACTCAAACACCCGAAAACccaacatcatctttttcaaCATCCCTTTTTTCTCCAGGTTACCTATAACATACCGGTTCACCACGGGCACCGGACATGGCAACGGCGATGGAAACCTAGATCCGGTTAAATCAATTAATGGGTTTAATGGCGGAGATCCATGTGGTTCCGGTTCTGGGTTTGGTTTCGAATCGGGTTTAAGTTCATATCTACAAGGTGATAAGCCATGGCTAAGAGATGAGAGTGATGACATGGATGATACGGGAGAATTTTCCGGTGATCTTTGTGAAGATGAAAACGGTGGTTTCGAAGTAACCGGAAGAAGTTGTTGCGGGTGACAcatgtttttgtttaagttcTTTTTCCATgaccaaataataataataataataacaagaataataataataataataataataataataataataataataataataataataataataattattattattattattattattattattattattgaattttttaataaacaagAGGTTATTATGATATGtaagattttataaaaaatcaatGTGAGTTTGAAGGCAGGGAGAAAGAACAAAGGAAAGACGAAATGAATTCGGGGGGTTGGGAGAGGAGGTGGACTGCCGTGTCACCAAAAAGACCATGTCACGCACTGACGGGGCAAAATATTGCTATATTGAATAATTTTTGAAAGGTCGTTTCTAATATTAACAAGTTTTAAAGATCACTGCTAATTGCGTGAATTGGATAAAAGTTGCTTTCTATTTTGTGCAATTTTCCCAAATTAAAAATCATCAGTAAAGCCGTAaaagattgaaagtttgaaAAACCTTACGTTTATGGAAATCTTTTGTATCCACAACAATCTCATTACTTACTTTAATATGAGAATAGAACGTGAACAgtagttattttgtttttttgcatCACATAAAtagataagatatatattatgtatatggGACTATAAGCAAAATAGTTTGTAAAAGGAGTGGTATGCCTACCTGTCTCTTAtagtaaaatttaaataaattttacgTGAACAGTGGTATTTTTGTCCTTATATGCCGTATTAGTTTAAATACCATACTTACcaattaataaataagaaaGTTTTATGGTGGAGTGGTTTCTGCTACTACCTGTGGGGTGGGAAGTCACGAGTTCGAAACTTAacccttttagttttttttattttgtttctttatttttatttttttattttgcccctttctttttatttttttgtttctttttggccccttctaatttttctttttctgccCCTTctgcttcttttttattttttatacccCTAACTTTATACAAAAATTCctttttttattcctttttaacattttttttattttttctacgGTTTACATgttattttataagtttttaaaatgctatatttttattcaaatgctatatattttgtattttatcctatttcttttttatgtcttttttgttgcattatatatttgtttttatatttaaacatttgatttttatattttttcacatgtaacatttgtttttttttataaaaaattcattttagttttcgtattctttctttattttttttcctcttatttcttttttagcATTAGTAtcttagttttgtttttctaaaaaatatttgGTCATCCCCGGCCAACGGccgggtataacactagttgtcttttaatattatgGTTAACGCACCACAAAagctttttgtttttcataaattaaccaatatataaaaattaattatcaaCATTCATATACACCAACACCATATTGAGTAGTAACCATTGCATTGGAACTTTTTCTTTAAAGTAAATTTAATTCACAAACTCGCTTGTACGTCTACGGTGTAAACAACATTTTCAAGCTATACAAGTATCATATTACATTAAAGTTACATCAATATATCCTCCCGACTAATTGGGCAATTCTTTGATCCATTTCTGCACCATAAGAAACTCACATAATAAATGTGCATGATAATCTTATCAACGTATCAGGATGTTCGTGAAATAAACAATGACGGAGCTAGAAAATTTGTTCGGGATGGGtcaaatcaataataataagtcaaaaatcatataaaagtcatataccaagtttaatatatatatatatatatatatatatatgctacatGTTAAAAAATCAAAGTCCAGAACGGGTCACGGCCCATCCTACGTCTAAGGTGGCTTCACCACTTGAAACAAAAGTCACTTCTATCTTCCATTAGCACCAACACTTCTCCACGACAATACCTCGAAAATATAGCTAGCTAAATCCTTAACAAATAATTTGCAATTTATTGCTTTCCTTGTTCTACGTTAGCCAATATAAACTTACACAGCCTTGtgaatattttgatttttcaggaaatcttcaatctttattataattagtaaGGATTATTTCATTATCTAGTCACTGTAAGCTAGtttaaaaatatagtataaattgaGTTTGGTCCAATCCATTTAGTAGTTTTGTTTGTTTGGAAGAGTAGTTGAGTCTTCCATATATTGGCAAtcagtatataaaaaaaaaaagagatctCACAACAAGAAACATATCGTTTAATGACATATTTATTCATTTTGATGCCAATCAATTAAGTTAAGAGGTTATTTGCATTCAATCAGTACTGATTTGCGCTAATTAGAATCTATCCCTGTCAAAAGGCATCTCATTAGAGTTTTTAGTATGTTTGTTTGATAaagatcaatatatatatttaccatgTTCATTTTGGTTACATTTAAATACCCAAAATGCATACAAATAAGTTTAGCGTGTCCAACTACGCCAAGGAAGTAGGATGGGGCTCAAGCCTATCCTAAGTTTGTCCGCAAGcctaatcaaaaaaaaaattattactaCGTTCACGGTTTAATCATACAGACTGATGTATGATTAATTAACGATTTGTGCCTTATAGGCCGAAACATCTCCGAACTTGTTTTAAGGCTAGAAAatgcttgattttttttttgtctaaactTGTTTGAGCATCTTCAATTTATATGTTGGCCATCAACCAAGTTGTGTACCGATAGGAAAATGCTTGAAATGTGTAAAATAGCGTAAACATATCTTTAAAAAACTTATCCGACATCTGtttatagtatattttttttaaataaatgacaACGGAACAAGAACGTTTTTGCAAATATTCATAAATCAATAAACATCCAACCTTTTGTTTACTTTCAATTGAACTACAAACACATTTCCTAAATTCTATCGCATACTATTTCTCttaaaaacaaacattatatcataaataattttaagcTACCTTCATTGTCGAGGATCACCTCTTGATTTTTTACATCAAGAGACAAAGCCTCTATCACCAACGAAGTGGTGATGGCAACATACATCAGCCAAAAACCAACAGGGTATCACTTAGTTATGGTCTAGCCATTTTGTTTCCTAGTTATCCTtacataatataaaagttgagcTATGAAACAACTCTAAAACTTAAATAATTTCTCTTCATAATTGTTGTTATAGATATAATTGCATAGTTTACAAATGTATATAGTATGGGTATTATATTCTTCATTTCTTATGTGGTTTATTAGTGATATGTGCATTGTTGGAAGCATGTGAATTgattatattgatgatgattaaaAAGTTGAAAGGGTGGAATAGGAAATAGATATTGGGAAAGTGGTAATTgattatattgatgatgattaaGAAGTTGAAAGGATGGaatatgatgtatatgtgtgtgtaaataaACGTGAAGTTTGTGATAAATAAATAGATGTTTAATGAGAGTTTATTGAGTTGGGGTTATATAATATGTTTAGTTCATGATGGGtctatatatatgagaaatcCATCATTCACTTCTCACTTTGCATTTTTCCCTCCAGAAAGCATTTAGTTCTCGCAAGTCTCTTTAAAgccaaaaaaatacattttcaaaTTGGGAAGAGTAATGATATTGCTGCCAAACAACCTAAGTAAATGGATGCTATTTTTTTGGATCAACTTCACAAATAGTCTCCTGTCCCGATTATTGTCATGTTTTGTAGGCGTTGGGATGTGATCACCGTGAAGAACAAGTACATGAGGACCGACTTCATCATCTTTGATGAAAAGGTTTGTAGGCGGGAATGTTTTTTCTATATAGATGTTtgtaaaagatatatttttcccagtttttaatgtaattatatttttgcgTTGGTAGGTTAATACCCTTCATTGTTTTGTCAAGGTTGCGATTGCTTACCAGTTTAAGCCACTTCTGGAATAAGACTCTCTTTACATGTTGAAGGACTTTAGTGTGCCGTCGAATCCTCAAAAATACAGGATCATGAAAGATATTGAGTTCATGATCGAGTTTCATGGTTCAACCATAGTAAGAAAagcaactaatatataaaagttgagcTATGATtcaactttaaaattaaaataatctcTCTTCATAATTGTTGTTATAACTCTAATTGCATGTTTACAAATATATGTAGCATGGGTAGTAAAATATTGATTTGTTATGTGATTTATTAGTGAGTATGTGCATTATTGGAAGAGTTAGTAATTGATTATCCATGTAAGTATGATATAATGTGAAGTTTTAAAATTCCATTAGCCTTACTATTGATGATGATTAGAAAGTTGAATGAATGAAATGTGAAAGAGACTAACTAAATCTCAATTGCTACCATACTTTTAGAtgttattttattcatatataaatacatttaaATATTACACTAAAAGACAATCTATAACAAATATACACCAACTAACGTATTACatactttttcaaaataaacaataaacgttaattaacttaattaattattggTAACAACATATTGTACATATTATGGAAGTAACAcacattatataaataaaaatgcttTATCACCCTataaattaacctaaaaatcatcttaaaaCTATTAGattatgacatgtgaaaaaataagtaattaaaCTCATCATATACAACATCAAGTCAATGTTCTGTAACTTTTTTACACACAACTTAACATTGTTCTActatagatcatttttaaaccacacGTTAACAATCAAAATGATACTTTTTAAATACAACTATTACAcgaaaacaaatataattaatcatggacgtgcaacgcacgggtcttAAGACCTCGTTTAAATGACTACAAAAAGCATTATTAATTGTATTTTATCTAACAAACTTGGTTAGgtgttaaaaagttaaaatctaaaaaatatgtcaagttttaacaaaaaataaataaaataaataaaaattaacgaCAAGTTTTGATCACTGAGAATATCCCTATTAGGTAATAATGTCAATAGAACAATTTAAGAGAAAACTCAatacatatttgaaaaaatCTCGTTTGTAAGATTCAAATCCATGATTTCATAGTCTTTGAATGTTATCCCACCACTAAAATGCACCTAAGCTATTAAACCATTCACACTACGATTACAATATACTAATCGAAACTTCTACCGTAAAACTACAAAATGGATCAAGAATATCAACCCAATTACTCTAAATGTTTTTTTTGAAAGTCGGGGCAGATAAATGACTAACACAGTAACACCCTCAATTTTCATGCGACCACGTCGGGTTTGAATTTTGACAATGCTCTAAAGGGTTTATTCTGTCATGTGTAGATGAATATAACATTGTTAAGAATCACTCACCATATTTGCATATGACAAGGTTAGAATCCataaactcttaaaaaaaaccACAAAGTGAAAAATTTCCAAATTATTACGCTATCCTAGTGGTAATTGCTCTAAATGTTACCATCTCAAAATAGTACACAATACCCTAATAAATTCGGTGAGTGCACCAAAACCAATAATCCCACCCTCTTTGCACTCTTTTTTAAACTACTATACTACTTAACTCACATcgtacatatatagatatagatatagatattagatatatacatatatatatatatgggaaaagggaatataaggttgttcggcacctaagtttaggtgtggaacctcttacatactaatattttattatttcttatttaatgaataaatacatgggcccccatgatttttatggattaaaaaaacaatatatgaatattccacacctaagcttagataccgacaactttatattctcatccccttatatatatatatatatatatatatacatgtaggTATACACTTACACCATATTAAAGATAGTGGACCCCATATCATCACTCCAATTGGCCCCTTCGTTCTCATCCCAATTTTATAAGACCCCACGTATTGCCCTCCatgattttaagtttttaaccaCATTACACCAAGATTCACCTTATATtacaaaaatgaagaaaaaacaattaaaaaaaaaaagtatcccCAATCATCATTTATCTTCTAGGTTCTGTCTTTCAAAAATCAGCTTAACAAATATTTTGTAAAATGTCACTCTAAAGAGAAGTCAGAATCATTTACTTCTTTATGAATTGTACCGCCAAAGCATATGAATTCATTGAGAGTTAATTTAAAAGCAACATATTATAGATTTGAACTATATGAATTAAAGTAATAAAGATACCCGTCAATTTAGATTATGTAAAGATAGTGAAGTACAAGGAAAATGGCATCAAATTCAGTATACTTTCTGTTGGTATTTTGCTTCTTTTCTTGAATGATATGTTTCTTTGATTTTAAAGATGGTAATTGGTTTTCCATCTTCCAGTCAAGAACACTAGGCATTGTGTTAGTTTTGATAATATGtgatatctttaaaataataatatcttcttgcacttttaagttttaccttctcataaatataaaaagaataagacGGTATATAAAAAAGATGTATGTATAGGCATCAAAATTGAAGTTGTAATATTAATTAGTTAAGAGTCAAactataatcttattatttaaaaacataCTAGGAAGTTAACTCATCATTTAGTTATCACTCTCAAGTTATTACAAAAGAAAATACACAAGCAACTTTTTCTTGTCTTATTTTCCAATTACTCAAGTTGTAAATACTAGAACTAAACATAGATGAAACTCAAAAGTAACTGAGACAAGAGATGATTTATGGGGGAAGAAATGAGGGGAACATTGTTCTGTTTCttaaaaacccccaaatttctATTCATATTATTTCTGTGTTTTTCAACATatgaacatatataaacatcaagCTCATAAAACCATAATTATCATCATGATCTtgaccatcaccaccaccaccatcatcatgatgatcatcatcatccccAGCTCACTGACTCATTAGTCGCTAACATCTCATTCTCCCCCTTAAGCtttttgataatatattatCATCTATATATTACTCCCCTATGatcataatataaaaaaaccctaatttatctTTAGgatcaagtaaaacaaaattaaagaaaaaagggaACACCTAAAGCTAAAGATAACCCCATCTTCTGAACCACCAAACCACCACCATAGACAACCAATGACCGCCACGCAACCTTATTCAGATTGGACTTTCTCACCCTCACATTATGTTGCAACTTGAGGTGTTTTCGTCACTAAAATAATGCGTGATAGGGTCACCTTGTGGTGGGTGTTGGTAAGGGTAAGGTGGGTAAGGTTGATATGGTGGTGGTTGCATATAATTTACCGCCGGTGGTGGTCTCGCATACATCATTGGGTGAAATCTttcaccaccgccgccgccgtttgcttgttggttcatcatcgccaattgttgttgataataTGGGTTACCAGCCATCACTTCTGGTCCTCCACCTTGAAAAtgcccaccaccaccacccatacCGCCATTCATTCCGGCACCGGCCGGTAGCCCTTGAACCGCTTGCATATTACCCATATGGGCCATGGATGCattcatttgacccatttgattcCCCATTTGACCCATCATTCTTGGACCCATCTGACCCATGGGCATGTTCCCCATTGGGCCCACATtacccccacccccacccccacccaTCATCATGTTTGGCATGCCATGTACACTATCATTCATCCCACCCTTCTTTCCTCCATTCCCACTCATGTTTCCACCACCCCCTTGTTGACCACTTTGACCCCCTTGTTGACCACCACCCTTGTTCTGACCTTCCACCTGAGCTCCGCCGCCATTCTTCCCTCCATTCTttccacctccaccaccaccaccaccaccaccaccaccaccctgATTTTGATTCCCTCCGCCACCTTTCttacctccaccaccaccaccaccacttacCGGCACATTTCCACCACCTCCGCCGCCGCCTTTCTTCCCCCCATTCCCACCATTTCCCCCCATTTGAGCACCACCCTGTGGCATTTGCCCACCTTTCATAATCCCCGCCGGCAACTGCCCACCATTCTTCATAAACTGCGGGGGAATCTGCCCTGCTTTCATAAGCTGTGGTTGCATCATCATATTACCCATCTGACCACCCACCGGAACTCCTCCGCCACCACCTTTCTTCCCACCAACCACCACCGGTTTTTTCATAGGAATATCATCtaactcatcatcatcaaactcatcatcatcataatcatcatcatcaaattcatcatcgtcatcataatcatcatcactcaTATCATCTTCTTCAATCACCTTCACACCTTTTTGCCCATTcttcccaccaccaccacctccggcGGCGGCAGCGCCTCCAAAATTAGGAACCTTCATATCTTTAAACTGAGGAAGCATTTTTAGATCTTGAAACCCTTTCATCTTCTGCAACTGTTGTAACTGCTGAATTTGCTGCGGCGTCGGACCGCCGCCGTTCGCCGGCGGCCCCTGATTTTTACCATTATTGTTACTATCTTTTCCACCACCCCCCTTCTGTCCCTGATTTTTATTATTACCACCAGCggcgccgccgccgccgccgccaccttTACCACCTTGAATCTGCATGTTTTTAAGTTGATTATTTAATTGTGGATTCGGCTTAGAAACACCCCAAATCTCGGCAAGTTTCCCACTTTTTGCAAGTTTCTTGATTAGTGTATCAGGATCAACATCCCCTGATACTGTCACCTTGCTCTGTTCTGGATCTATATTAACAGTATAAACCCCTGTTttcataaaaattcaaaaaaatataaattagttatCAAGTATGTACATTTACTCAAAACCCATATTGGATTCAACAAAAAGTTATGAAATTTACAAAACTTGTAAACATTACCATCAATTTTTTGAAGTATTTTCTTCACTTTTCTCTTGCATCCATCACAGTGTATATTCACTTTCAGAGCACAAGTCTGCATGCAAAAATATAATGttatttcaagatcttgatacTATTAAATTCAACAAGAAAACCCCTGAAAATCCCATAATCAAATTAGAGGAGAAACAAAAAAGGTTCAATTTTTatggaaataaaaaaacaaattatgttcatatatacatattgttaTTTGTTATGTATTAATTGAGGAGAGACTGGGgttgaaaaaagaaatataatgaaGGAGTAGAAAACAAGCACAAATGTAAAGGCAAGTTTAAAGATTTTTGAGTTCACAACAAGCAAAGCATTGAAAGAAACAAATTACTatacaataacaaataaataaataaaataaaatacacctttattttcacacacactaaagagaaaattgaaaaatgtacCTGAATCTTCACAAACTCTTCTTTACTCATATTTTCAAGATTAAAGGTAAGCAACCAAAATGAAATGAGATTATGGGTCTAAAAGATCTTAATTGACaagaaacataaaatgaaaaatttgcTGTTAAAATGCTAGGAATGtatggtttgtttgattataGTAAAATGGGAAATGAAGAACTGAGAAAAGGTTTTAGTTTGGTTTGTTTATGAAAGCACAAAAACAAAGAGAACTTTGACAACAAGTCTCAGAGGCGGTGGGTAAACATTAAAAACATCTCTGAAATTAGAATACCAAAGAGAGAAGAAGTAAagatagagagagagatgaAGATGATAGCTTTTTTTTGCTCTCACAAtattaagtttatttattttgggtTTTCTTTTCAATGAGTAATATTTATAGGTGAATATTTAAGCTGGCTTGAAACTTTTGGCTTGGCCGGCTttggttcttctttttcttttcttttttcatgttttaatgAGTACCCATTTAATCTTAATTTTGCTAAATACATGAAACATGGTAAT
The sequence above is drawn from the Erigeron canadensis isolate Cc75 chromosome 4, C_canadensis_v1, whole genome shotgun sequence genome and encodes:
- the LOC122598001 gene encoding heavy metal-associated isoprenylated plant protein 33-like, which produces MSKEEFVKIQTCALKVNIHCDGCKRKVKKILQKIDGVYTVNIDPEQSKVTVSGDVDPDTLIKKLAKSGKLAEIWGVSKPNPQLNNQLKNMQIQGGKGGGGGGGAAGGNNKNQGQKGGGGKDSNNNGKNQGPPANGGGPTPQQIQQLQQLQKMKGFQDLKMLPQFKDMKVPNFGGAAAAGGGGGGKNGQKGVKVIEEDDMSDDDYDDDDEFDDDDYDDDEFDDDELDDIPMKKPVVVGGKKGGGGGVPVGGQMGNMMMQPQLMKAGQIPPQFMKNGGQLPAGIMKGGQMPQGGAQMGGNGGNGGKKGGGGGGGNVPVSGGGGGGGKKGGGGNQNQGGGGGGGGGGGGGKNGGKNGGGAQVEGQNKGGGQQGGQSGQQGGGGNMSGNGGKKGGMNDSVHGMPNMMMGGGGGGGNVGPMGNMPMGQMGPRMMGQMGNQMGQMNASMAHMGNMQAVQGLPAGAGMNGGMGGGGGHFQGGGPEVMAGNPYYQQQLAMMNQQANGGGGGERFHPMMYARPPPAVNYMQPPPYQPYPPYPYQHPPQGDPITHYFSDENTSSCNIM